CCGGCGTCGCGGCTACGGTGCCTCCGTGGTCTCCGAGCGCGCAGTCCCGGCCTGCGCCGTGCTCCACCTGTGGCGGGTCCCCTCCCCCGCCGTCCCGGCCGCCGTCGCCCGCATGGCGCTGGACCGGCGCCACCTGCGGGCCAGCGGCGCGGCGTTCTGGAAGCTGCTCGGCACCGGTGACGGGCGCACCTTCACCCCGCGCGACGCCGACCCCCACCACTGGGCCGTGCTCACCACCTGGGACGACGACGCGGGCGCCCTGGCCTTCGAGCGCTCCCCCGCGGTGCGCGCCTGGGACCGCCTGGCCGCCGAGCGGCTGCGGGTGGAGATGGTGCCGGTGGCCAGCCGCGGGCGGTGGTCGGGCCGGGAGCCCTTCGGAGACCCGGTGCCCACCCGCGCCGCGGCCTCCGGGGGCGGGGCGGGGATCGCCAGCATCACCCGCGCCCGCATCCGCCTCGGGCGCGGACGCTCCTTCTGGGGCGCCGTCCCCCCGGTCTCCACCGACCTGCACGCCGTGCCCGGCCTGCGCCTGGCCGTCGGCATCGGGGAGGCGCCCATGGGGCTGCAGGGCACGTTCAGCCTCTGGGACGACGCGGCCTCCCTGCGCGACTTCGCGCACGGCCGCGCCGCCCACCGCGACGTGGTCGAGCGCACCGCTCGCGAGCGCTGGTACGCCGAGGAGCTCTTCGCCCGCTTCGCCGTCCGGTCCCTGGAGGGCACGCACCGGGGGGTGTCCCCGTGAGCGCCGTCCCCTCCGGCACCGCCGGCACCGCTGGCGATGCCGCCCCGCGCCCGCGCCCGCCGCTGGCCGCCGCGGGCGCGCGGCGCGCGGCGCTGGTGCTCGCGGCCGTCGCCGTCGTCGTCCAGGTGGCCCACCCGCTGCTGTCCGGGCAGGTGCTGACCACCGCCACCGTGGTGAGCGTGCTGGTCTTCGCGGCGGCGTCGCTGGTGAGCGCCGTCGCCACGCACGGGGTGAGGGCCGCGGTGGTGCTGGCCCTGGGCGCGGGCGGGGTGGGCCTGGTGGCCGAGGCGGTGGGCGTCGCCACGGGCTTCCCCTTCGGCGAGTACGCCTACGCCGGCACGCTCGGGCCGCAGGTGCTCGGCGTGCCCGCGGTGGTGCCCGCGGCCTGGCTGATGATGGCCTGGCCGACGATGCTCGCCGGGCGCTCCGTGGTGGACCTGCTCCGGAAGCGCTTCGGACCGGTGCCGCACTGGGTGGCGGTCCCGCTGGCCGCGTGGGTGCTCACCGCGTGGGACCTCTCGCTCGACCCGCAGATGGTCGCCGCGGGGCACTGGGGCTGGCTGCACCCCGAGCCGTCGCTGCCGGGGGTCCCCGGCATCCCGCTCACCAACTACGCCGGGTGGCTGCTGGTCTCGCTGGTGGTGCACGCGGTGCTGCACGTCGGCGTCCCGCGGGCGGTGCGGCCCGGGGTGCCCGCGAGCGCGGCGATCGGCGCGGGCGCTCCCGCGCTGCTGCTGGGGTGGACGTGGCTGGGGTCGGCGCTGGGCAACGCCGCCTTCTTCGGACGTCCGTGGGTGGCGCTGTGGGTGTTCGCGGCCATGGGTCTGGTGGCGCTGCCGGCGCTGGCGCACCTGCGACGACGCTCCCCCACGACGTGAGGGGCGGCAGGGCCGTCCGGCTCGTCGGGGCGGCCAGCGCGGGGGCCGTCGTCGTCGCCGTGCACACCGCCGTCAACGCCGCGCTGCTGCGGCGCCCGGTGAGCGACCCGCCCGCGGTCGGTGAGCGGGTGAGCGTGCTGCTGCCCGTGCGCGACGAGGCCCACCAGGTGGCGGGCTGCGTGGCCGCGGTGCTCGCGAGCACGGGCGTGCCCGACCTCGAGGTGCTCGTCCTGGACGACGGCTCCACCGACGGCACGGCGGAGGCCGCTCAGCGGGCCGCCGGCGGCGACCCCCGGGTGCGGGTGCTGACCGGCGCGCCGCTGCCGCCGGGGTGGCTGGGCAAGCCCCACGCGCTGGCCCAGCTGGCGGCGGCGGCCACCGGATCGGTGCTGGTGTGCCTGGACGCCGACGTGCGCCTGGCGCCGCTCGCCCTGGCGGCCAGCGTCGACCTGCTGCGCCGCCACCGTCTCTCGCTGGTGAGCCCGTACCCGCGGCAGGAGGCGGTGACCGCTGCCGAGCGGCTGGTGCAGCCGCTGCTGCAGTGGAGCTGGCTGGCCACGCTGCCGCTGCGGCTGGCGGAGAGCTCGCCGCGGCCGTCGCTGTCCGCCGCGAACGGGCAGCTCATGGCGTTGGACGCCGCCGCGCTGGAGCGCGCGGGCGGCTTCGCCGCCGTGCGGTCCGAGGTGCTCGACGACGTCGCCCTGGTCCGCGCGGTGAAGGCCGCCGGCGGGCGGGGCGGAGTCGCGGACGGGACCGACCTGGCCACCTGCCGCATGTACGACGGCTGGCCCGCCGTGCGCGACGGGTACGCGAAGTCGCTGTGGTCGGCGACCGGGTCCCCGGCGGGTGCCGCCGGGCTGGTGGTGGCCCTGGGCGCAGTGTTCGTGCTGCCGGCGGTCGCCGCGGCGACCGGTCTGGGCGGCCGCGGGGGGCGGGTGGCGGGGCTGGTCGGCTACGGCGCCGGCGTGGCGTCGCGCGTGGTCGCGGCGCGGCGGACGGGCGGCCGGGCCTGGCCCGACGCCCTGGCGCACCCGGCGTCGGTGGCGGTGCTGTGCTCGCTGGTGGTGCGGTCGTGGCGGCTGCGCCGCCGCGGCGGCCTGGCCTGGAAGGGCCGCGCGCTGCCCTGAAGCACCGGCGGCGGCCTCGACGCCCCAGCGCCCGGCGGCGGCTGGCTGCACCTGGGCGCGATCGTCGCCGTCCTGGGCCAGCCGAGCAGCGCACTGGGTGGCTCCGGTCCACTCCTCGGTTGGTGCGGGGTGGCCCTGGTCCACTCCCACGGGACCGGGGCCACCCCGCACCAACCGGGGCCTGGGCGCTTACCGTGGCGGACGTGGCCCGGGTGATCGTCGTGGGCGCGGGCCTGGGCGGGCTCGCCGCTGCCGCGCGTCTGGCCGCCCTCGGCCACGACGTCACCGTCTGCGAGCAGGCGGACACCGTCGGCGGCAAGCTGGGGTGGTTCGAGCGCGACGGCTTCGCCTTCGACACCGGCCCGAGCCTGCTGACCTGGCCCGACCAGCTGCGCCGCCTCTTCGCCGCCACCGGGTCGCCGCTGGAGGAGCACCTCGACCTGCGCCCCGTCGCGCCCACCGACCACCGCTTCACCGACGGCAGCCGGCTCCACCTCGACGACGACCTCGGCCCCGGCTGGCGCCGCCTCCTGGAGCGCGCGCGCCGCATCTGGGACGCCACCGAGGGCCCCTTCCTCAGCCGGCCGCTGCACGGCGCGCGCACCCTCGCGGCGCTCGCGGCGCGCCCCGGCGGGCTGCACGACGTCGCGACCATCGCGCCCGGCACCTCCCTGCGCGCCCTGGCGCAGGCCCACCTCGACGACCCCCGTCACGTCGCCCTGGTCGACCGGATGGCCACCTACACCGGCTCCGACCCGCGCCGCGCGCCCGCGGCGCTGGCCTCGGTGCTGCACCTGGAGCTGACCGGGGGCTCCTGGTACGTCCCCGGTGGGCTGCGCCGGGTGGTGGACGCCGTCGCCGACCGCGCCCGCGAGCGCGGCGCCCGGGTCCTTACCGGGGAGCGGGTCGAGGAGGTGCTCGTCGAGGGCGGTCGGGCCGCCGGCGTGCGCCTGGCCGGCGGCCGCCACCTCGCCGCGGACGTCGTCGTCGTCAACGCCGACGCCTCCGCCCTGCACGGCGTGCGCACCCCACCCGGGCAGCGCCCCCTGCTCCCGCCGTCCGCCCGCCGCGGCACCCGCGGGGCGCGGGCCGGTCTGGCGGCCACCACCCCGTCGCTGAGCGGGTTCGTGCTGCTGCTGGCCCTGCGCGGGCGCACCCCCGGCCTGGCCCACCACACGGTGCTGTTCCCGCCCCTGGAGGGCGCGGGCTACGACGACGAGTTCGACGCGGTCTTCGGCTCAGGACGACGACGCGGGCGGCCGAGCGCCGTCCCGGAACCGGCGGTCTACGTGAGCGCTCCGGACGACCCGGCGCTGCGCCCCGACGACGGCTCCGAGGCGTGGTTCGTGCTGGTCAACGCCCCGCGGCACAGCCCGCACGACCCGCGCGCCGGCGTCGACTGGCGGGCCGGCGGGTTCGCGCAGGCCTACGCCGACCACGTGCTGGCCGTCATGGCCCGCCGGGGCCTGGACGTGCGGGACCGCGTGCTGTGGCGCGAGGTGCGCACCCCCGCGGACCTGGAGCGCGCCACCGGCAGCGTCGGCGGGTCCATCTACGGGTCCTCCAGCAACGGGGCGCGCGCGGCGTTCCTGCGCCCCGCCAACCGCTCGCGCGTGCCCGGGCTGCTGCTGGTGGGCGGGTCGAGCCACCCCGGCGGCGGCATACCGCTGGTGCTCGCCTCCGCGGCCATCACGTCGGGGCTGGTCGGGCCCGCCTGAGGAGACGGGCGGGCGACGACCACGACGCCTCAGAGCTCGCTCATGTCCCCGGTCCCGGGGACGCCGTCGACCAGCCCGTAGCGCAGGTGCACCACCCCGCGCGGGCTGGTGGCCGGCGGCTGCAGCAGCGCGAGGCTCGTCGGCACCGCTCCCCCGGCGAAGACCGCCTTGCCCCGGCCCAGCACCAGCGGGTGCAGCCACAGGTCGACGACGTCGAAGAGCCGCTCGGCCAGCAGCGTCTGCACGAGGTCGAGGCTCCCGACCACCTTCACGTGCTCGTGCCTGTCGCGCAGCGCCCGCACCGCGGCGGGCAGGTCCGGGCCGAGCAGCTCCGAGCCCGCCCAGGACAGGTCCGGGGCGCCGCGGGAGGCGACGTGCTTGGGGATGCTGTTGAACAGCGCCGCGAAGCCGCCGCCCGAGGTGGCGTCGACGCGGGGCCAGTAGTCGGCGAAGATCTCGTACGTGCGGCGTCCGAGCAGGAGGGCGTCGACGCCCTCGTAGGCGGCGTCCACCTGGGCGCCGGAGACCTCGTCGACGAGCGGTGCCTGCCACCCGCCGAAGGCGAACCCGCCGTCGGGGTCCTCGTCGGGACCGCCGGGCGC
This genomic stretch from Quadrisphaera sp. RL12-1S harbors:
- a CDS encoding carotenoid biosynthesis protein, with the translated sequence MSAVPSGTAGTAGDAAPRPRPPLAAAGARRAALVLAAVAVVVQVAHPLLSGQVLTTATVVSVLVFAAASLVSAVATHGVRAAVVLALGAGGVGLVAEAVGVATGFPFGEYAYAGTLGPQVLGVPAVVPAAWLMMAWPTMLAGRSVVDLLRKRFGPVPHWVAVPLAAWVLTAWDLSLDPQMVAAGHWGWLHPEPSLPGVPGIPLTNYAGWLLVSLVVHAVLHVGVPRAVRPGVPASAAIGAGAPALLLGWTWLGSALGNAAFFGRPWVALWVFAAMGLVALPALAHLRRRSPTT
- a CDS encoding dihydrofolate reductase family protein, which gives rise to MGIISIALFATLDLVGQAPGGPDEDPDGGFAFGGWQAPLVDEVSGAQVDAAYEGVDALLLGRRTYEIFADYWPRVDATSGGGFAALFNSIPKHVASRGAPDLSWAGSELLGPDLPAAVRALRDRHEHVKVVGSLDLVQTLLAERLFDVVDLWLHPLVLGRGKAVFAGGAVPTSLALLQPPATSPRGVVHLRYGLVDGVPGTGDMSEL
- a CDS encoding glycosyltransferase family 2 protein; this translates as MRGGRAVRLVGAASAGAVVVAVHTAVNAALLRRPVSDPPAVGERVSVLLPVRDEAHQVAGCVAAVLASTGVPDLEVLVLDDGSTDGTAEAAQRAAGGDPRVRVLTGAPLPPGWLGKPHALAQLAAAATGSVLVCLDADVRLAPLALAASVDLLRRHRLSLVSPYPRQEAVTAAERLVQPLLQWSWLATLPLRLAESSPRPSLSAANGQLMALDAAALERAGGFAAVRSEVLDDVALVRAVKAAGGRGGVADGTDLATCRMYDGWPAVRDGYAKSLWSATGSPAGAAGLVVALGAVFVLPAVAAATGLGGRGGRVAGLVGYGAGVASRVVAARRTGGRAWPDALAHPASVAVLCSLVVRSWRLRRRGGLAWKGRALP
- a CDS encoding phytoene desaturase family protein is translated as MARVIVVGAGLGGLAAAARLAALGHDVTVCEQADTVGGKLGWFERDGFAFDTGPSLLTWPDQLRRLFAATGSPLEEHLDLRPVAPTDHRFTDGSRLHLDDDLGPGWRRLLERARRIWDATEGPFLSRPLHGARTLAALAARPGGLHDVATIAPGTSLRALAQAHLDDPRHVALVDRMATYTGSDPRRAPAALASVLHLELTGGSWYVPGGLRRVVDAVADRARERGARVLTGERVEEVLVEGGRAAGVRLAGGRHLAADVVVVNADASALHGVRTPPGQRPLLPPSARRGTRGARAGLAATTPSLSGFVLLLALRGRTPGLAHHTVLFPPLEGAGYDDEFDAVFGSGRRRGRPSAVPEPAVYVSAPDDPALRPDDGSEAWFVLVNAPRHSPHDPRAGVDWRAGGFAQAYADHVLAVMARRGLDVRDRVLWREVRTPADLERATGSVGGSIYGSSSNGARAAFLRPANRSRVPGLLLVGGSSHPGGGIPLVLASAAITSGLVGPA
- a CDS encoding monooxygenase, producing MVSERAVPACAVLHLWRVPSPAVPAAVARMALDRRHLRASGAAFWKLLGTGDGRTFTPRDADPHHWAVLTTWDDDAGALAFERSPAVRAWDRLAAERLRVEMVPVASRGRWSGREPFGDPVPTRAAASGGGAGIASITRARIRLGRGRSFWGAVPPVSTDLHAVPGLRLAVGIGEAPMGLQGTFSLWDDAASLRDFAHGRAAHRDVVERTARERWYAEELFARFAVRSLEGTHRGVSP